The nucleotide sequence ATCAGAAATAATAAAGAAAATAAAGAATGAAATACCTGATTGATGGACACAATTTTATCTTCACTCAAGATAGCTTTTTTCTACAACCACATGAACGGGGCAGAGTGGCGGAACTGGTTAATGCTGTTGACGCCTACATTGCGAGACATCCCTCGATAAATGCTGAAATAGTTCTCGACAGCTCCGTTAAAGGCACGGTTACCAACAAGCGAGTCAAAGGCAGACGCGCAAAGGTTACTTACGCTACCAGAACACGCGACGCCGACCAGTACATCATCCTAATGGTTCAGAAAGCCGAAAATCCACGCCAAATAACTGTGGTTTCGTCTGACAAAGAGGTTATAAGAGCATGCAGGCAGGCTGGTGCGCAAACTATGAGTTGCGAAAGATTCGCAAAACTAATATCTTTGGGGTCGAAAACGGCGGAGACAGAAGCAGAAAAACCGCCTCCGCCGAGCTCAAAAGAAGAAATAAAGGAATGGAAGAAATTCTTTAATCTGGAATAAACTATGTTAACATTCATCAATTCATATTTGCTGCCGCTTCTTTCGCTTGCTGCGTTGCCGATACTCATACATCTCTTCTCGCGCAGAAAACTGAAAAAACAACCGTTTTCGGACCTGAGATTCCTCGAGGAGATACAGCGCAAAAGGATGAGAAGAATAAAACTTCGCCAATGGATCTTATTAATCATAAGGACTTTAGCCGTGTTCTTTATCGCAGCGGCGTTCACACGACCAGCAATAAAAGGTGTTCATTTCGGAGGGGTAGGTGCGCACGAGAGAACAGCCGTGGCAATACTAATTGATAATTCCTACTCAACATCAGCCACTCTCGGCAGCGCCGATGTATTCGCACACGAGAAATCGGTCGCGAAAAAGATTCTTAGCACCCTGCGCGAGGGCGATGCTGCCGCCGTAGCAACATTTTCTGAAAAAGTGCGATGGCTAACGCCCAAGCCGAGCCGATTTTTTGCTAACCTGTCCGCAATAATAGATACTGTAACCATCTCTGACGAGGGCACAAATATCTCAAAAGCCGTGGAAGATGCTGTAAAAATTCTTGGGGACTACCATGCACCGAATTACGAGATATATCTGCTCACCGACGATTGCGCAATCGGCTGGCGAAAAGGAGTCATTCACCATCCTGACAATATG is from bacterium and encodes:
- a CDS encoding NYN domain-containing protein, producing MKYLIDGHNFIFTQDSFFLQPHERGRVAELVNAVDAYIARHPSINAEIVLDSSVKGTVTNKRVKGRRAKVTYATRTRDADQYIILMVQKAENPRQITVVSSDKEVIRACRQAGAQTMSCERFAKLISLGSKTAETEAEKPPPPSSKEEIKEWKKFFNLE